A DNA window from Dama dama isolate Ldn47 chromosome 19, ASM3311817v1, whole genome shotgun sequence contains the following coding sequences:
- the GTPBP8 gene encoding GTP-binding protein 8: MAAHRLRPGVSKLFAMGPELGSARRAYSAFQAFTEVLRLPSKQLTKLVFPLQELHGHLVPGSRPDLHLNIFHPSLEDIARAESFFTASARNRIEYLTSAVRLDHAPDLRHPEVCFIGRSNVGKSSLIKALFSLAPEVEVRVSKKPGHTKKINFYKVGKYFTLVDMPGYGYRAPEDFVDMVETYLKERKNLMRTFLLVDSVVGIQKADNIAIEMCEEFALPYVMVLTKIDKSSKGHLLKQVLQIQKFVDTKTQGCFPQLFPVSAVTYSGIHLLRCFIADVTGNVKTNGFQFS; encoded by the exons atggcagCTCACCGGCTGCGGCCGGGCGTGAGCAAGTTGTTTGCTATGGGACCAGAGCTGGGAAGCGCAAGACGAGCTTACAGCGCGTTCCAGGCCTTCACGGAGGTTCTACGGCTGCCGAGCAAGCAGCTGACGAAGCTGGTCTTCCCGCTGCAAGAACTCCATGGGCATTTGGTCCCGGGCTCGAGGCCAGACCTTCACCTGAATATCTTCCACCCGAGTTTGGAGGACATCGCGCGGGCGGAGAGCTTCTTTACGGCCTCCGCCCGAAACCGCATCGAGTACCTCACCTCGGCGGTGCGTCTCGACCACGCCCCGGACCTTCGCCACCCGGAG GTGTGTTTTATAGGCAGAAGCAATGTTGGAAAATCCTCTCTAATAAAGGCTTTGTTTTCACTTGCCCCAGAGGTTGAAGTTAGAGTCTCCAAAAAACCG GGCCatacaaagaaaattaatttttacaaagTTGGAAAATACTTTACATTGGTGGACATGCCAGGTTATGGCTATAGAGCACCTGAAGATTTTGTTGACATGGTAGAAACCTACCTAAAAGAACGAAAGAA TTTGATGAGAACATTTTTATTAGTGGATAGTGTTGTTGGAATTCAAAAAGCAGACAATATTGCCATAGAAATGTGTGAAGAATTTGCATTACCTTATGTG ATGGTATTAacaaaaattgacaaatcttCCAAGGGACATCTTTTAAAACAAGTGCTTCAGATCCAGAAATTTGTTGACACTAAAACACAAGGATGTTTTCCTCAGTTGTTCCCTGTAAG tgcTGTGACCTATTCTGGAATCCATCTGCTGAGATGCTTTATAGCTGATGTAACAGGAAATGTTAAGACTAATGGCTTCCAATTTAGCTGA